The Achromobacter pestifer genome includes a region encoding these proteins:
- a CDS encoding hydrolase — translation MSANKYLEVLTLQNSQIIFIDQQPQMAFGVQSIDRQTLKNNVVGLAKAARAFNIPTTITTVETDSFSGNTYPELLAVFPENKILERTSMNSWDDQNVRDALAANGRKKVIVAGLWTEVCNTTFALCAMLEGEYEIYMVADASGGTSVDAHKYAMDRMVQAGAVPMTWLQVMLEWQRDWARKETYDAVTGIVKEHSGAYGMGIDYAVTHVHKLAERVQHGERIGPNPAK, via the coding sequence ATGTCCGCCAACAAATACCTCGAAGTCCTGACTCTGCAGAACAGCCAGATCATCTTCATCGACCAGCAACCGCAGATGGCGTTCGGCGTGCAATCCATCGACCGTCAGACCCTGAAGAACAATGTGGTGGGCCTGGCCAAGGCCGCGCGCGCCTTCAATATCCCGACCACCATCACCACCGTCGAAACCGACAGCTTCTCCGGCAACACCTACCCCGAACTGCTGGCCGTGTTCCCCGAGAACAAGATCCTGGAGCGCACCTCCATGAACTCCTGGGACGACCAGAACGTGCGCGACGCGCTGGCCGCCAATGGCCGCAAGAAGGTCATCGTCGCCGGCCTGTGGACCGAGGTCTGCAACACCACCTTCGCGCTGTGCGCCATGCTGGAGGGCGAGTACGAAATCTATATGGTGGCCGATGCTTCGGGCGGCACCTCGGTGGACGCGCACAAGTACGCCATGGACCGCATGGTGCAGGCTGGCGCCGTGCCCATGACGTGGTTGCAGGTGATGCTGGAATGGCAGCGCGACTGGGCCCGCAAGGAAACCTATGACGCCGTCACCGGCATCGTCAAGGAGCACTCCGGCGCCTACGGCATGGGCATCGACTACGCGGTCACCCACGTGCACAAGCTCGCGGAGCGTGTGCAGCACGGCGAACGCATCGGCCCCAACCCCGCCAAGTAA
- a CDS encoding MFS transporter — translation MPDQKNSAARGTFAPLRQSVFAVLWAATVLGNVGSFMRDVASSWLVTDLSASPTAVALIQTAATLPIFLLAIPAGVLSDILDRRGFLIFVQVLLACVSGTLLLLSHFGALTVDYLIALTFVGGIGAALMGPTWQSIVPELVPREELKGAVALNSLGINIARAIGPAAGGLILASFGAAVTYGLDVLSYVFVIAALLWWKRPAAVDSTLSENFFGAFRAGLRYTRASKELHRVLLRAAAFFLFASAVWALLPLVARQMLGGSSGFYGVLLGAVGAGAIIGALLLPRIGARLDADGLVLLASVASAAVMAVLVFAPPQWLAVLMLVVLGMGWITALTTFNGVAQAVLPNWVRGRGLAVYLMVFNGAMAAGSLGWGLVAREIGVPYALAVSAAGLVTAALLFHRARLPVGEADLQASNHWPEPLVAEPVANDRGPVLVQVEYRIRQEDRPAFLDAMKRLSQERLRDGAYAWGVVEHTSDPQRVVEWFFVESWAEHLRQHHRVSHADADLQADALRFHMGPDKPEVHHFLALKH, via the coding sequence ATGCCAGACCAGAAGAATTCCGCCGCGCGCGGCACCTTCGCGCCCTTGCGCCAGTCCGTGTTCGCCGTGCTGTGGGCTGCGACCGTGTTGGGCAACGTGGGCAGCTTCATGCGGGACGTGGCCAGTTCCTGGCTGGTGACCGACCTGTCGGCCAGCCCGACCGCCGTGGCCTTGATCCAGACGGCCGCGACCTTGCCCATCTTCCTGCTGGCGATTCCCGCCGGCGTACTGTCCGACATCCTGGACCGGCGCGGCTTCCTGATCTTCGTGCAGGTGCTGCTTGCCTGTGTCAGCGGCACGCTGCTGCTGCTGTCGCATTTCGGCGCGCTGACGGTCGACTACCTGATTGCCCTGACCTTCGTCGGCGGCATCGGCGCGGCCTTGATGGGGCCGACCTGGCAATCCATCGTCCCCGAGCTCGTGCCGCGCGAAGAACTCAAGGGCGCGGTTGCGCTCAACTCGCTGGGCATCAACATCGCGCGCGCCATCGGTCCGGCGGCGGGCGGGCTGATCCTGGCCAGTTTCGGCGCGGCGGTCACCTATGGGCTGGATGTGCTGAGCTACGTGTTCGTCATCGCCGCGCTGCTGTGGTGGAAGCGTCCCGCGGCCGTCGACAGCACGCTGTCGGAGAACTTCTTCGGCGCGTTCCGCGCCGGCCTGCGCTACACGCGGGCCAGCAAGGAGCTGCACCGGGTGCTGCTGCGCGCAGCCGCCTTCTTCCTGTTCGCCAGCGCCGTATGGGCCCTGCTGCCCCTGGTGGCGCGGCAGATGCTGGGAGGCTCCTCGGGCTTTTACGGCGTGCTGCTGGGCGCGGTGGGCGCGGGAGCCATCATCGGCGCCCTGCTGCTGCCCAGGATTGGCGCCCGCCTGGATGCCGACGGGCTGGTGCTGTTGGCGTCGGTGGCCAGCGCGGCGGTCATGGCCGTGCTGGTGTTCGCGCCGCCCCAATGGCTGGCCGTGCTGATGCTGGTGGTGCTGGGCATGGGCTGGATCACCGCGCTCACCACGTTCAACGGCGTGGCCCAGGCCGTGCTGCCCAACTGGGTGCGCGGCCGCGGGTTGGCGGTGTACCTGATGGTGTTCAACGGCGCGATGGCGGCCGGCAGCCTGGGCTGGGGCCTGGTCGCGCGCGAGATCGGCGTGCCTTATGCGCTGGCGGTAAGCGCCGCCGGCCTGGTCACGGCTGCGCTGCTGTTTCATCGCGCCCGCCTGCCGGTCGGCGAAGCGGATTTGCAGGCGTCGAACCATTGGCCCGAACCGTTGGTGGCCGAACCGGTGGCCAACGACCGCGGCCCGGTGCTGGTGCAGGTCGAGTACCGCATCCGCCAAGAAGACCGCCCCGCCTTTCTCGACGCGATGAAGCGCTTGTCGCAAGAGCGCCTGCGTGACGGCGCCTATGCCTGGGGCGTCGTCGAGCACACCAGCGATCCGCAGCGGGTGGTCGAATGGTTCTTCGTGGAATCCTGGGCCGAGCACCTGCGCCAGCATCATCGCGTGTCCCATGCCGACGCCGATCTGCAAGCGGATGCGCTGCGCTTTCACATGGGGCCGGACAAGCCTGAAGTGCATCACTTCCTGGCCTTGAAGCATTGA